A genomic segment from Triticum dicoccoides isolate Atlit2015 ecotype Zavitan chromosome 1A, WEW_v2.0, whole genome shotgun sequence encodes:
- the LOC119287202 gene encoding homeobox protein HOX1A-like isoform X2, whose protein sequence is MDKSNTSGCAAEDIIETRNYANSSLNPEALKHQSFPFPYTSLSGERKNFKRAANRGKKGSRVLSSRTYPLKSSESTVRVLRSRSVADKSPSDAVQTSTERAAKKPPSDSVDTLVKPAAKRIKRDRDRPTKGGPDDELSKIRKRIRYILNRMNYHQSFLEAYASEGWKNQSLEKIRPEKELERAKAEIVRCKLRIREAFQNLDHLLTVGKLEESLFDSEGKISSDDIVCATCSLQDVTLNNDIILCDGACDRGFHQNCLNPPLLTKDIPEGEEGWLCPACDCKIDCIELINELQGTDLDINDSWEKVFPEAAAVAHGSMQNDVADLPSDDSEDDDFDPNIPEEHVAGHAEGSSEEDGDEGSDSDDSNFMTSSDNSEHVKEKEKVDDLGLPSEDSEDDDYDPAGPDSDKDIEEKQDESDFTSDSDDFCAEIMKSCSKDEVSSGPKVGGRTNDLEGAPVRPNTSMSHTKDLEIDQDVILPSTKRQVQRLDYKKLYDDTYGEAPSESSDGDDWSGKSTLKEDNEEGNEVDSFARKSPRGTRVVHPDGFHGLVNEQHAGGLTSDGSNSKAKKRHFGPVINERLNQYFTTDQYPTRAVKESLAQELGLTFRQVNKWFESTRHARAAAMKNGAQLEKHSNSRKKKSSDQPNACKEEGIRQDSPVKQETDGGQRAHMPPESSQSYTKTSGLAGCPKSESRENHEKNTPLKYVGMPTDGSAEDQILGLEPEDDGSDSDDPNFAIRSGNSEPSKNREKVDDLGLPSAYSEDDDYDSDEVIEMMQSSSDESDSNESNFTTSSDNPEDVKEKVDDIGLPSEDSEDDDYDPAGPGSHEDIGKNQSSSDKSHSSDKSENRKTKRKADDLGLPSEDSEDDDYDPASPDSDKDIEEKQDESDFSSDCDDFCVEIAKSCCGQEGVPSGAKVGGDRTDDLEGTTICANAAISNLPSKDPEMDQYVVLPVSARQKVQSPDSKKLAAYGKASSDSSYGEELSKKCTPEKDNGKESEAGSFVRQSNEFTPQRSQQSFHGSVNGQNAEELLTPNGSSTTGQKRQYGPIINQRLHEQFKTNQYPSRAVKESLAQELGLTFRQVEKWFESRRRHIRVASNKSSTHVENHSTKENPNVCKRDAVNEDTPSGSLNEGITQDGPLKQDIGGGLRTNASPPNSSQRYTTPLVRRPKGESRENHMKNTSSSSAGRPKGSDAGYAVLALEAFDEKTRSKMLQELKKRKIG, encoded by the exons ATGGACAAAAGCAACACTTCTGGCTGTGCTGCTGAGGACATTATTGAGACTCGGAATTATGCAAACTCTAGCCTGAACCCTGAGGCCCTTAAGCATCAAAGTTTTCCTTTTCCATACACATCCCTGTCGGGGGAAAGGAAAAACTTCAAAAGGGCAGCTAACAGGGGAAAGAAAGGCTCCCGAGTATTGTCAAGTAGAACTTATCCTTTGAAGTCATCTGAGAGTACTGTCAGGGTTCTTCGTTCTAGATCAGTTGCAGATAAGTCACCTAGTGACGCTGTGCAAACTTCAACAGAAAGAGCCGCGAAGAAGCCACCTAGCGACTCTGTGGACACTCTagtaaaaccagctgctaaaagaaTAAAGAGGGATAGAGATAGACCCACAAAGGGTGGTCCGGACGATGAGTTATCGAAAATTCGTAAGCGAATTAGATACATTTTGAATCGGATGAACTATCACCAAAGTTTTCTTGAAGCATATGCCAGTGAAGGCTGGAAAAATCAAAG TTTGGAAAAGATAAGGCCTGAGAAGGAGCTTGAACGAGCCAAGGCGGAGATCGTGCGGTGCAAATTAAGAATACGAGAAGCTTTCCAGAATCTTGATCATCTTCTAACTGTGGGGAAGCTTGAGGAATCTTTGTTTGATTCTGAAGGAAAGATATCTTCTGATGAT ATTGTTTGTGCCACTTGTAGTTTGCAAGACGTTACATTGAATAATGACATCATTCTCTGCGACGGAGCCTGCGACAGAGGGTTCCACCAGAATTGTCTAAACCCTCCTTTACTGACTAAAGATA TCCCTGAGGGAGAGGAAGGATGGCTTTGCCCTGCATGTGATTGCAAGATAGACTGTATAGAATTAATAAATGAACTCCAAGGGACAGATCTTGACATTAATGACTCTTGGGAG AAAGTTTTTCCTGAGGCAGCTGCTGTGGCACACGGGTCTATGCAAAATGATGTAGCTGATCTTCCATCAGACGATTCAGAAGATGATGACTTCGACCCCAATATACCTGAAGAACATGTGGCTGGTCACGCAGAAGGATCATCAGAAGAGGATGGGGATGAAGGTTCAGACTCTGATGACTCAAATTTCATGACTTCTTCTGACAATTCAGAACACGTGAAGGAGAAAGAAAAAGTTGATGACCTTGGATTACCTTCTGAGGACTCGGAGGATGATGACTATGATCCAGCAGGTCCTGATTCAGATAAAGATATCGAAGAGAAGCAAGATGAGTCAGACTTCACATCGGACTCTGATGATTTCTGTGCTGAGATTATGAAGTCTTGTAGTAAGGATGAAGTTTCATCTGGTCCTAAGGTTGGAGGTCGTACTAATGATTTAGAAGGGGCCCCTGTTCGGCCAAACACATCAATGTCACATACCAAGGATCTTGAGATTGACCAAGATGTGATTTTACCGTCTACGAAACGGCAGGTTCAACGGTTGGACTACAAAAAACTTTATGAT GATACTTATGGGGAAGCACCATCTGAATCAAGCGATGGTGATGACTGGTCTGGGAAGAGCACACTCAAAGAAGACAATGAAGAAGGAAATGAAGTGGATTCATTTGCACGCAAAAGCCCCAGGGGAACGCGAGTGGTGCATCCTGACGGTTTTCATGGTTTAGTGAATGAACAACATGCAGGGGGGCTTACCTCTGACGGCAGCAATAGTAAAGCTAAGAAAAGGCATTTTGGTCCAGTAATTAATGAG AGGCTAAATCAATATTTCACAACAGACCAATATCCTACCCGTGCTGTTAAAGAAAGCTTGGCGCAAGAATTAGGGCTGACATTCCGTCAG GTTAACAAATGGTTTGAAAGTACACGTCACGCAAGAGCAGCTGCTATGAAAAATGGCGCTCAGCTAGAAAAGCATAGCAACAGTaggaagaagaagagctcagaCCAACCTAATGCATGTAAAGAGGAAGGTATCAGGCAAGATAGTCCAGTGAAACAAGAAACTGATGGTGGGCAGAGAGCTCATATGCCTCCAGAAAGCAGCCAAAGCTATACTAAAACCTCGGGATTGGCAGGCTGTCCAAAAAGTGAGTCCAGAGAGAACCATGAAAAGAATACCCCCTTGAAATATGTTGGAATGCCAACAGATGGCTCTGCAGAGGATCAAATTCTGGGGCTAGAACCTGAAGATGATGGTTCAGACTCTGATGACCCGAATTTTGCCATCCGTTCTGGAAATTCAGAACCTTCGAAAAATAGAGAGAAAGTTGATGACCTTGGGTTACCTTCTGCGTACTCTGAGGATGATGACTATGATTCTGATGAAGTTATCGAAATGATGCAATCAAGTTCAGATGAGTCAGACTCCAATGAATCAAATTTCACCACCTCTTCTGACAATCCAGAAGATGTGAAGGAGAAAGTTGATGACATTGGATTACCTTCCGAGGACTCCGAGGACGATGATTATGATCCAGCAGGTCCTGGTTCTCATGAAGATATTGGAAAGAATCAGTCAAGTTCAGATAAGTCACACTCTTCTGACAAATCAGAAAATAGGAAGACGAAAAGGAAAGCTGATGACCTTGGATTACCTTCTGAGGACTCGGAGGATGATGACTATGACCCAGCAAGTCCTGATTCAGATAAAGATATCGAAGAGAAGCAAGATGAGTCAGACTTCTCATCTGACTGTGATGATTTCTGTGTTGAGATTGCTAAATCTTGTTGTGGCCAGGAGGGAGTTCCATCAGGAGCTAAGGTTGGTGGAGACCGTACCGATGACTTGGAAGGAACGACTATTTGCGCTAATGCGGCCATTTCCAATCTCCCGTCCAAGGATCCTGAAATGGACCAATATGTTGTGTTACCAGTTTCAGCGAGACAGAAGGTTCAGTCTCCGGACAGCAAAAAACTCGCT GCTTATGGGAAAGCATCATCTGATTCGAGTTACGGTGAAGAGTTGTCGAAGAAATGCACACCTGAAAAGGACAATGGAAAAGAAAGTGAAGCAGGTTCTTTCGTGCGTCAGAGCAATGAATTCACTCCGCAAAGGTCTCAACAAAGCTTTCATGGTTCGGTGAATGGGCAAAATGCAGAAGAGCTGCTTACCCCTAACGGAAGCAGTACTACAGGTCAGAAGAGACAATATGGGCCAATAATTAATCAG AGGCTACATGAGCAATTTAAAACAAATCAATATCCTAGCCGTGCTGTTAAAGAAAGCTTGGCACAAGAACTAGGTCTGACATTCCGTCAG GTCGAGAAATGGTTTGAAAGTAGGCGGCGTCACATAAGAGTAGCATCCAACAAAAGCAGCACCCATGTGGAAAACCATAGCACCAAGGAGAATCCTAATGTATGCAAAAGAGATGCTGTGAATGAGGATACGCCGTCGGGAAGTCTTAATGAAGGTATCACACAAGATGGTCCACTGAAACAAGACATTGGTGGTGGGCTGAGAACAAATGCCAGCCCTCCAAATAGCAGTCAAAGATATACTACCCCCTTGGTAAGGCGCCCAAAAGGTGAGTCCAGAGAGAATCATATGAAGAATACCTCCTCAAGCAGTGCTGGAAGGCCAAAAGGTAGCGATGCAGGGTATGCAGTTCTGGCTCTTGAAGCTTTTGATGAGAAAACAAGAAGCAAAATGCTGC
- the LOC119287202 gene encoding homeobox protein HOX1A-like isoform X1: MDKSNTSGCAAEDIIETRNYANSSLNPEALKHQSFPFPYTSLSGERKNFKRAANRGKKGSRVLSSRTYPLKSSESTVRVLRSRSVADKSPSDAVQTSTERAAKKPPSDSVDTLVKPAAKRIKRDRDRPTKGGPDDELSKIRKRIRYILNRMNYHQSFLEAYASEGWKNQSLEKIRPEKELERAKAEIVRCKLRIREAFQNLDHLLTVGKLEESLFDSEGKISSDDIVCATCSLQDVTLNNDIILCDGACDRGFHQNCLNPPLLTKDIPEGEEGWLCPACDCKIDCIELINELQGTDLDINDSWEKVFPEAAAVAHGSMQNDVADLPSDDSEDDDFDPNIPEEHVAGHAEGSSEEDGDEGSDSDDSNFMTSSDNSEHVKEKEKVDDLGLPSEDSEDDDYDPAGPDSDKDIEEKQDESDFTSDSDDFCAEIMKSCSKDEVSSGPKVGGRTNDLEGAPVRPNTSMSHTKDLEIDQDVILPSTKRQVQRLDYKKLYDDTYGEAPSESSDGDDWSGKSTLKEDNEEGNEVDSFARKSPRGTRVVHPDGFHGLVNEQHAGGLTSDGSNSKAKKRHFGPVINERLNQYFTTDQYPTRAVKESLAQELGLTFRQVNKWFESTRHARAAAMKNGAQLEKHSNSRKKKSSDQPNACKEEGIRQDSPVKQETDGGQRAHMPPESSQSYTKTSGLAGCPKSESRENHEKNTPLKYVGMPTDGSAEDQILGLEPEDDGSDSDDPNFAIRSGNSEPSKNREKVDDLGLPSAYSEDDDYDSDEVIEMMQSSSDESDSNESNFTTSSDNPEDVKEKVDDIGLPSEDSEDDDYDPAGPGSHEDIGKNQSSSDKSHSSDKSENRKTKRKADDLGLPSEDSEDDDYDPASPDSDKDIEEKQDESDFSSDCDDFCVEIAKSCCGQEGVPSGAKVGGDRTDDLEGTTICANAAISNLPSKDPEMDQYVVLPVSARQKVQSPDSKKLAQAYGKASSDSSYGEELSKKCTPEKDNGKESEAGSFVRQSNEFTPQRSQQSFHGSVNGQNAEELLTPNGSSTTGQKRQYGPIINQRLHEQFKTNQYPSRAVKESLAQELGLTFRQVEKWFESRRRHIRVASNKSSTHVENHSTKENPNVCKRDAVNEDTPSGSLNEGITQDGPLKQDIGGGLRTNASPPNSSQRYTTPLVRRPKGESRENHMKNTSSSSAGRPKGSDAGYAVLALEAFDEKTRSKMLQELKKRKIG; the protein is encoded by the exons ATGGACAAAAGCAACACTTCTGGCTGTGCTGCTGAGGACATTATTGAGACTCGGAATTATGCAAACTCTAGCCTGAACCCTGAGGCCCTTAAGCATCAAAGTTTTCCTTTTCCATACACATCCCTGTCGGGGGAAAGGAAAAACTTCAAAAGGGCAGCTAACAGGGGAAAGAAAGGCTCCCGAGTATTGTCAAGTAGAACTTATCCTTTGAAGTCATCTGAGAGTACTGTCAGGGTTCTTCGTTCTAGATCAGTTGCAGATAAGTCACCTAGTGACGCTGTGCAAACTTCAACAGAAAGAGCCGCGAAGAAGCCACCTAGCGACTCTGTGGACACTCTagtaaaaccagctgctaaaagaaTAAAGAGGGATAGAGATAGACCCACAAAGGGTGGTCCGGACGATGAGTTATCGAAAATTCGTAAGCGAATTAGATACATTTTGAATCGGATGAACTATCACCAAAGTTTTCTTGAAGCATATGCCAGTGAAGGCTGGAAAAATCAAAG TTTGGAAAAGATAAGGCCTGAGAAGGAGCTTGAACGAGCCAAGGCGGAGATCGTGCGGTGCAAATTAAGAATACGAGAAGCTTTCCAGAATCTTGATCATCTTCTAACTGTGGGGAAGCTTGAGGAATCTTTGTTTGATTCTGAAGGAAAGATATCTTCTGATGAT ATTGTTTGTGCCACTTGTAGTTTGCAAGACGTTACATTGAATAATGACATCATTCTCTGCGACGGAGCCTGCGACAGAGGGTTCCACCAGAATTGTCTAAACCCTCCTTTACTGACTAAAGATA TCCCTGAGGGAGAGGAAGGATGGCTTTGCCCTGCATGTGATTGCAAGATAGACTGTATAGAATTAATAAATGAACTCCAAGGGACAGATCTTGACATTAATGACTCTTGGGAG AAAGTTTTTCCTGAGGCAGCTGCTGTGGCACACGGGTCTATGCAAAATGATGTAGCTGATCTTCCATCAGACGATTCAGAAGATGATGACTTCGACCCCAATATACCTGAAGAACATGTGGCTGGTCACGCAGAAGGATCATCAGAAGAGGATGGGGATGAAGGTTCAGACTCTGATGACTCAAATTTCATGACTTCTTCTGACAATTCAGAACACGTGAAGGAGAAAGAAAAAGTTGATGACCTTGGATTACCTTCTGAGGACTCGGAGGATGATGACTATGATCCAGCAGGTCCTGATTCAGATAAAGATATCGAAGAGAAGCAAGATGAGTCAGACTTCACATCGGACTCTGATGATTTCTGTGCTGAGATTATGAAGTCTTGTAGTAAGGATGAAGTTTCATCTGGTCCTAAGGTTGGAGGTCGTACTAATGATTTAGAAGGGGCCCCTGTTCGGCCAAACACATCAATGTCACATACCAAGGATCTTGAGATTGACCAAGATGTGATTTTACCGTCTACGAAACGGCAGGTTCAACGGTTGGACTACAAAAAACTTTATGAT GATACTTATGGGGAAGCACCATCTGAATCAAGCGATGGTGATGACTGGTCTGGGAAGAGCACACTCAAAGAAGACAATGAAGAAGGAAATGAAGTGGATTCATTTGCACGCAAAAGCCCCAGGGGAACGCGAGTGGTGCATCCTGACGGTTTTCATGGTTTAGTGAATGAACAACATGCAGGGGGGCTTACCTCTGACGGCAGCAATAGTAAAGCTAAGAAAAGGCATTTTGGTCCAGTAATTAATGAG AGGCTAAATCAATATTTCACAACAGACCAATATCCTACCCGTGCTGTTAAAGAAAGCTTGGCGCAAGAATTAGGGCTGACATTCCGTCAG GTTAACAAATGGTTTGAAAGTACACGTCACGCAAGAGCAGCTGCTATGAAAAATGGCGCTCAGCTAGAAAAGCATAGCAACAGTaggaagaagaagagctcagaCCAACCTAATGCATGTAAAGAGGAAGGTATCAGGCAAGATAGTCCAGTGAAACAAGAAACTGATGGTGGGCAGAGAGCTCATATGCCTCCAGAAAGCAGCCAAAGCTATACTAAAACCTCGGGATTGGCAGGCTGTCCAAAAAGTGAGTCCAGAGAGAACCATGAAAAGAATACCCCCTTGAAATATGTTGGAATGCCAACAGATGGCTCTGCAGAGGATCAAATTCTGGGGCTAGAACCTGAAGATGATGGTTCAGACTCTGATGACCCGAATTTTGCCATCCGTTCTGGAAATTCAGAACCTTCGAAAAATAGAGAGAAAGTTGATGACCTTGGGTTACCTTCTGCGTACTCTGAGGATGATGACTATGATTCTGATGAAGTTATCGAAATGATGCAATCAAGTTCAGATGAGTCAGACTCCAATGAATCAAATTTCACCACCTCTTCTGACAATCCAGAAGATGTGAAGGAGAAAGTTGATGACATTGGATTACCTTCCGAGGACTCCGAGGACGATGATTATGATCCAGCAGGTCCTGGTTCTCATGAAGATATTGGAAAGAATCAGTCAAGTTCAGATAAGTCACACTCTTCTGACAAATCAGAAAATAGGAAGACGAAAAGGAAAGCTGATGACCTTGGATTACCTTCTGAGGACTCGGAGGATGATGACTATGACCCAGCAAGTCCTGATTCAGATAAAGATATCGAAGAGAAGCAAGATGAGTCAGACTTCTCATCTGACTGTGATGATTTCTGTGTTGAGATTGCTAAATCTTGTTGTGGCCAGGAGGGAGTTCCATCAGGAGCTAAGGTTGGTGGAGACCGTACCGATGACTTGGAAGGAACGACTATTTGCGCTAATGCGGCCATTTCCAATCTCCCGTCCAAGGATCCTGAAATGGACCAATATGTTGTGTTACCAGTTTCAGCGAGACAGAAGGTTCAGTCTCCGGACAGCAAAAAACTCGCT CAGGCTTATGGGAAAGCATCATCTGATTCGAGTTACGGTGAAGAGTTGTCGAAGAAATGCACACCTGAAAAGGACAATGGAAAAGAAAGTGAAGCAGGTTCTTTCGTGCGTCAGAGCAATGAATTCACTCCGCAAAGGTCTCAACAAAGCTTTCATGGTTCGGTGAATGGGCAAAATGCAGAAGAGCTGCTTACCCCTAACGGAAGCAGTACTACAGGTCAGAAGAGACAATATGGGCCAATAATTAATCAG AGGCTACATGAGCAATTTAAAACAAATCAATATCCTAGCCGTGCTGTTAAAGAAAGCTTGGCACAAGAACTAGGTCTGACATTCCGTCAG GTCGAGAAATGGTTTGAAAGTAGGCGGCGTCACATAAGAGTAGCATCCAACAAAAGCAGCACCCATGTGGAAAACCATAGCACCAAGGAGAATCCTAATGTATGCAAAAGAGATGCTGTGAATGAGGATACGCCGTCGGGAAGTCTTAATGAAGGTATCACACAAGATGGTCCACTGAAACAAGACATTGGTGGTGGGCTGAGAACAAATGCCAGCCCTCCAAATAGCAGTCAAAGATATACTACCCCCTTGGTAAGGCGCCCAAAAGGTGAGTCCAGAGAGAATCATATGAAGAATACCTCCTCAAGCAGTGCTGGAAGGCCAAAAGGTAGCGATGCAGGGTATGCAGTTCTGGCTCTTGAAGCTTTTGATGAGAAAACAAGAAGCAAAATGCTGC